AGTGTATCTTATAGATCACTTCACGGGATAGTTGGTTTCTATGACATCTCGCGTGAATTATTCTCCGGATGAGTCTGTGCATCGGTCGGAAAAAGCTACCAGAAAGAACTGATATTTGAGTTGGTATGTAAGACTTAGCGCATGAGTTCAGCAGTTGGCTACCTCTGGTCTCACGTATTCGGGGGTGAATAAACAGTCAGTGGCGATGTGTATAGACCGCTAATTACCGATCTAGAAGATCATCCAAGTCACCGGAAGTTAGCGAATTATTGGCCTCAAGATACGCTTCAATATCTTCAACAGATTCAAGATCTGTAACGTTTTCCAATTTCTGTTGAGCTTGTTGGCTAAATCTCCCTAACTTCCCATCGTCATATTCGTGATCCTCGTCGACGTAGAGAACATAAATAATGTGATACTTCGGATTTATCTCAGGTACAAAAGTGACTACTTTTGAGTAAATCCGCCCGTCTTTAGAGAACTTGAATATGTCTAAGTTCCCGATTTTCTCATAAGTATATGCATCCGGTGACGCATCTTTATTTGCGATATTACTGAGTTTTGTCAGCAGATCTCGCTGTTCGGAAGCATTCAGAGTATCAAGATGACCCGGGATGTTACCCTCAAATATAATATGGGTCTCCTTTGAACCATCCAAAGGTATACGTTTCACACGTACTCAAAGCAGCGCCGGTTTTAAAAATTTAAAACTTGAGAACACTTTTAATTTCTTCCTTGCTAGCGGTGTTACCATCCGCAAGGTTATCAATCGCTTTGAGCACTTCCTCCGGAACGCGTGGCTCGTCGTCCACATGGTGTTGGGAGGATTCTCGGACAGATTCAGTCGGCATACACACTATTTGATGAGCCATCGGTATAAATCTGACTGACAAAAATAGGGACTAAGACAGAAAGCGTGTGTACGGAGTGTTCTGCACTAGGTAGCCGCACCAATCTCAATCAACCCAATCTCTCGTGCAAGACTTGCGCCCTGCATCTTGCATAGCATTTCTGATGCATATCTGAGAAGGGATACACATCACCAGTCACTACTTGCCTTTGGTGTTGAACGATTGTAGGGATTGATGGAGGTGTATTGTATATTAACCGTTTTATGAAAACTCTCTATTTAAGTTTAGCAGCTACAACCAGCGTACCTTATTGCGTTCTCTTTTTCTGGCTTCTGGTGAGTATTTGCCTTGATAGTGATCAAGAAACGTCTGGAGGTCATCCCACCCGCCCCACTCAATTGCAACCATTGGATCAACGTCAGCAGACGCCAGTAGTGTCGCCCATGTTCGACGGAGATCGTGAAATGAGAGAAATTCCCAGCGGTTGTTCTCCGTTTGTTCGGCCAACTCATTGGCAGCAGTGTTGATCCAGCGTCGGAGCGTTCGCGTGCTTTCGGTCCCCACCACAGTCGTATCTTCACCTTCGTACTGGCCGATGGTCCGGATCTGTCCAGCTAATCCATCGGGGATTGGTGTTTCCCGATACTTGTCACCCTTGCCTGCCGGCACTTCAAGCACTTTACCGATTTGGGTATCTCGAACATGTGCTGGTTTGACGTTAACTACTTCTGCACTTCGGAGTCCACAGTACCCTCCGAGCTTCAGTGCGAGTTGCCGTTGTACGTCATCGGGACAGTCGACCAGTTGCTTCAACTCGTCTGTAGACAACCAGACCATCATGGCACTGCTATTCTTGTGTTCCTGTAAATTCATCGTGACCGGAAACTGGTCAACCGGACAAAAACGTGTCGATTAGGCAGGGTTCAGCCCTCGATCAGCACTGAAATCGGGCTGATTTTGACCGACTTCCCAATGCTTCCCGGACACTCAAATAAACACAGAAAAATATCAGATACATGTCAGAAAACAGGAATACACATACCCCTACACCCCCGTACCACACGCGCGCGCGTGACTTCGTATCTCATTGTTGAAACTAATCGAGTTCTGCTTTTATTTTATGAACCCGTTTTGGATTGATCGAAACAACGCGCGTACCTCGTCCCTTAATTGGATCGTAACCCACAGAACGAACGGAGATTATATCAATAGCGTTTGCTCAGGCATCTTGATATCGCGGGTCAATCTCACCAGCCCATTGTTCACGATGCCACTGGCAGTATCCCGACTTGTGATCAGTCATGGCATTACAGTCTGAGCCGTCGCTTTTATTCCCGCGACACTTAACTGGATCTCGCGTATTCTGGTTTTCATCCTGGTATTCTCGCCAATTCTCAATGAGTTGGCCTTTGTGAATCTGTTTCTTTGGCCGGTCGAGGTCGATATCAAACGTGGCAAAATAATTTGTTGAGGCAGCCCACTGACTCTCCTCTGGTACATCCAAAAGCCCACGAACTCGAAACCACTGATCATCTTGCTGGTAGTCTTCCCAGCCGCGATAGACAGTTGCTTGGTCAATCTTGCCCTCTTTTTTCTTCCCGTCGGCCTGCACCACAACGTCAGATTGTGTTCGCAGAATCTTCGCAATATCACTATCATGCTCGTGGCCAATTACGAGCAGCCGTGTTGAACCCCCCTGACCCTTCCGCAACGCATTGATAAACTGAGCGAAGGTTTCTCGCACGGATCCATCAGCATACGAATGACTGTTTACCTCTGTCGACCACTCGTCTCCAATCACAAGCTTTTCCCCTGACGTGTCTCTGACCCATTCAAGCATTCCAGATAGACTATCGGCATAGTCAACTGCAGGATGCCTGATTGGCTCATCTTCCGATCGCCGAATATTCGTCAGGACACGAAGCTCACCATCGAACTCGCGATACAAGTTCCTCGCAATATCTAAAGCTTTGGTTGTTTTGCCACTGCCTTTCGGGCCTTTGATCAGCATCTGCTGCGCCGCTGGCTTGATTGCATCCATAAGTAAATCGTATCCAGTTGCCTCAACAGATGACTCACTGAGCCCAACGGTGGCATTCATCGTTGTGAGATCCGATCTTTTGCGGGCTCTGCGCAGCGTATCAGTTGAGGTTTGTCGTGACAACATGCGATATAGTGGGCTCTCATCAGAATCTAGTTCAGCTCGCTCAGCAGCCATCAACACGTCTCCAATCCGTTGGTCATCAGACAGTACTGCCTCAACATGCGCATCAACTTCTCCGTCTCGAAGGTCATCGCCAAGTTTTGCAGGTGTATATCCATCAGTCATTGTTCTTTTGCGATCGTGATATCTGCTATTGCCAGACCGTGTTTACTGATAAACGGTATCAGGACCATTGCTACCGGCGCTGCTAACAACTCTCCACCAGTATACCACCACACTACAGGATACAAAACCCACGTGCCTGCCGTGATCCAATACAGCAACTCAAGATCTTCAGAGATGAGCTCTCGTAGTGAAAGGAGAACATATACAAGCAATCCACACGACAACAAGAACATCATAGCCATCCCGTCACCAGCATCAACCGCAAGGTATCCGGTCGTGATCACGCCACCCTGAGCAACTGCTGCCTTCCAGGCGCGTTCGGAAATCTCTCCCGTTGCGGTAACTGCCAGTGCCAAAACCAGCATTGGCGTTGTCAAGATCCAATCAGCATAGTACGTGAGTTCAACTACATACCATTCAGTTTCAAAGTTGAGATACATCAGACCAGACCAACCAAGGATCAGTGCATGCAGCGTCTGGATCCGTTCATCAACTCCCCAATCATACAGATACAGTGCTGCAGCTCCGAGTAGTGACACGAGTGCATACAATTGCTTTGGATCAGTTAGAAGCTCCATAGTTTCCTCCGTCAGTTGCTGCTGTCTGTTGGTTCGGTTGATCTATTCCATCAAAATCGAGATCGTCCTTTGATGGCTCCTGCTCGTAATGCTCTTCGTATCGGGTTCCCTGTGCAATCTCAGTCAATACCTCGTCCATTGTTGAGGCATCAACAGTCATCTGATCGCGGAGGACTTTATCGACATCTCGCACTGCTGCAGTCTCTGAGGCAATTTCTATTGCACTCATGGCAGTTAGGAGATCTCTGCCTATCATTGCCTCATCTTTCAGAATCTCCCTATTTGCGTCAATTTTTCCTTTCTCAATAGCCAGCTCTCGATCATTGGCAAGTCCTGGCCATGTGCCATTTGCAGTGTTTGATTGTGGATCAAAATCTCGCACTAAATGCGCTCTCCCTCCAGGAGTCATAAGTGACACAATACCTCCATCAACCTCCAACTCCTCAATGCGCTCTGGAGGCCCACTGTATGCTGCAATTGATCCAGTACCATTTTGAGCTGCATCAATAACCTCTGAGGCATCCAGATCAATGATCCACTCTCGATGTGGATCATACACTCGATTAACCAGAATATACACGGGGATAAGTGCCAACACTGTTGCAGCAATTGATCCTGCAACTAACAATCTCTGGAGGTCTGAAAGAGCACTCCACATCTCTGGAGGAGTTGGAGCATATCCAACAAGCGTAGCCAGCACATACAACGATGCAACAAACCACACGAATACCTTAGATCTGCTGTCAGCAGCTGATTTTGCTCCTCTGATAACTCTCTCTCGAACTCCCTCAACAGGATCAGATTCAATCTCGATTTTCTTCTCACTAAATAGCTCTGTCCAATTATTGTGATGCTTCCGTCGCAGATTACCAACAACCAATCCTAATGCTAAGATAGATCCAAGGATGCCAGAGGCAGCTGCAAGTTGCACCAATTGCGTTGTTGGCTGCTCAGTCAAAATTGTAATGCCAGTATCTCCTTCATACGTGTAGGCATCTCCCTCAGAGGCAACGAAAATTTGTTCTTCAGAAATTGGTATCTCAACAGTTAGCTGCTCTCCAGGAGATACTCGAACGGACTCAAATCCAAATGATCCAGTATCATCTGCCAGCTCTCCAACGGAGGCAGATTCTGGCTCATCTGCCTGCAGCGTGATCTCTGCAGTGCTATCATCAAACTCAACAGCAACCAATTCAAGAGTTGAATCATCAAACTGGTAGATAATTTCCTGCGTATCTCCAGCAGGATCATCATCAGCTGCAGCTGTGCCAACTCCTGATAAGCAAACTACTACAATCATCAAAACAGTTGCTGCTCGATGCATGACTAATCACTCAGTAATGCATATGCAAGTGCTCCTCCAGGGACAAGCCACGCCCACCGTGGAATGTCTGGTATAAGATCATCTGATCCTGGCACACCAGGGAGATCTGGAGGTGACCAATATTGATCCTGTTGCAGTGACTCTTGATATTCTTCGCTATCTTCCAGATATTCGAGGAACTCATCAACATTGTACTGGTCATATTCAGGGTCGTCCCAACCTTCGGACTCTTCGATTTCTTCCCCGTCTGTATCTGTCATTTTCTCAATTGAAATAGAACCTAATGTCATGTTAACTTCCTCAGACTCCAGAGCATCGTAAAATGTTGAGAATCGGGGAATAATTTGATCGTATTGATCTGGATATACCAGTGGTTCAAAACCCTCATTATCGATAGATACATCACTTGATAACTTGTTTCCTTCAAAATCATAAACTCCACCCACATCGCTTAGAGGGCTATCTATTCGGATTTCCTCATTTATCAAGTCCATCTCAGTATGTACTGTTTCATTCTGGAAACTCTCATCAACAATTGTCTCAACAGTATTGTATAGCTCCCCGTTCGGTTGAATCCACCCAGTTGTTATGCAACAGGTGTGTGATATTCCCGCACCTCCAGATGACCAACCATGATCAATTGCGTATGTGAATCGTCCAATAGAACCAGTCTCGAATTCTATCTGAGAATCATCATTCTCACTGACTCCTAAACTATCAACTATCCCCGAATTGTCGAACGTTGTCAAATGAGCCTCGAAATTATGAGTAGCACCGTCATCTGCATAGACAGTTGCGATGGGCACTGCGTGTTGATCTGTCAGGTATCCTATCTCCACATCGGCATACTCAGGTTCAGGGACATCGTGAGAGTATTGCTTCTCACCCTCAATATTCCAAACAGTCAAATCATTATCAACTATCCCAAAGCCATTATGATTTATTGTGGTATCTTCAATATTGCTATATCCGTGTTCTGCTAGCTCGTTAATAGATTCTCCATCAAATTCGAACAAACTAGTGCTGCTTATCCACAGCAGTCGGTCTTGGGTCGAATGAGAATCTATCACATCACCGACATAATCAAATTCTTCAATTTCGTCTCCGTCTAAATCAATCTGATATGATTGTCCATCTCCAAGATAATACAGAGTTCCATCCAGAAACTCAACAGCATCAAATTCATCAATGTCTGGATCATATGGCTCTCTATCCTCATCTAAACTATGCTGGATTTGCCCGGCGGTATCATGGTAAAGCTCTCCAACTAAAATGCGTTGACCAACCTCTATATTGTCGATCTCTCGTGCGAATAGCAAGCCGTCCATAGGGCGATTGTCCACATGATCTTGCGGATATTGAGCAACAATATTGCCGCTGTCGTCGGGCTCTCTAAACCAATCCGTGAATCCCGAGTATTCAACAGTCATCGAAGCTATTTCCTCTAAATCTGGTTGATCCATGTTGAGCTGCTGATATAAGGCTAACTGATAAGAGTCGGACGCAACGTCAGCATCCCCCGACAAAAACCGGGCCTGACCGTCGACACCCCGAAGCTCATTCGGAGAAATGTTTCCAGCATCAAGAGCTTGGTAAATGTCTTCCACGAAACTCTCATCATAGTTCCCGATAACGGAAGATGCTTGTGAAGATATTTCTTCTTCTCTAATATACTCTAAATGTCTGTCAAATCTCAATACTGTGTATCCAGATAAGCCTGCCTCCGGAATATTCGGGATAATGATACTCCCGCTCCATGTTGCGGTATATCCCTCATCCGTCTCAAATTCGAAGACATCGAAGCCAGTTCCTCCTTGATAGTCCATATCTGCAATTGTTCCCTTCCATTCATCGTTTTCCCATTCAAAGAGTAATTCAGGTAAAGTGGTTGTTAGAGTCTCTCCGTTTACCAATTCAAACTCAGCTTCAACACGCGAATCGGTTAGTTCGATCCATTCAAGATCATAATCTTCGGGATGACTGGGCGACGCGACGAAATTCCACAGAGCCATGTCTGTGTCGTCTAGATTACGATCACCATCTATGATATGATCTAATGCTCTTTGACTGAGATAACTATGTTGTATTGCGGATTTGGCGATTGTCTGAATATGGTTGCGCTCAACCCTCTCAGCATAATAATCATTGATTGCTGAGAGTGCATCTGTATAGGCATCTCCAACATCTTTACCATCTTCCCATGCACGCGCAATGGCTTCTCTCGCCTCCAGATTTGCCATAGTGTTGGTATCTGTGAGTGTGTTATCCAGATTGACTAGATGAGCGTCCAAACTCTCCAGCTCACTTCTCGCTTCAGCATGCAAAATAGCAAGGTCTTCTGCATTAGAATCACTTACCCAATCTAACACGCTTCCTATGCCTTTTGCTGCTGCTAAACCAACTCGATTAGGAGCAGTTGGAGCATAGACAAAACTCCCTGTATCTGCCTTAACTGAGTCTGCAGATGCTGCTGCTCCAGCTCCTCCAGCAGCTGCAGCAACTGATCCTGCTGCTCCAACTCGCAATGCATCTCTCCTCGATAATCCTATACTGTTGTCTTTGTTGTCCTGATTTTCACTCATTGTGTTAATATTGGAACGGAGATTCAGCTATCTTCTCGAAGCAATGCAGCAATCCCGATAAGCACAACTAAGCCAACAATTACTCCAAGTACGGAACCATCGTCAGTTAGTCCAATGCCAGTTGGCTCCTCAACAGAGATCTCTGTTTGATTGATGAGATCTGCTGTTGACTCATCAACCTCAACATCAACTGTTAGTGTCTCGTTGGCATCCAGATCAGCATTAAGATCAACTCTCTCAAACTCTGTTGTTGTCCAATTGCCAGCATCAGCATCAACAACAGACTCATTTAGCTGCTCATCTGCCTCATTCTCGAACACAGTAATTGTTGCTGACTCAGTTTCCTCGATCTCCTCAGCAAACTCAATATCAACAACCAGTGTCTCATCCTCATCGAGATCTTTCGTTTCTTCTGCTACTGCTGCAGCTGCAGCAGGAGCTGCAAACAGGAGCATCAATGCAACTGCAAGTGCCGTAAGTGTGGATTTCCGTATCATTGGTCTATAATTGTCGTGTAGTCAGTGATGCCGAACGTTTCCAGAATATCAATCACTCCAAGCAGGCCGATAACCCCACCAATCACAGTATACCACTGAGCGGATAAGCCAAGCCAGGCCGTCCAGATGTTGAGATCAAACACTGCAAACATGCCGGTGTTAACTGCTCCAATGGCTACCAAAAACCAGATCAACACAATGCCAGGATGATATTCCTCCCACTTGCCGGCATCAATCATTGTTATAGCATCCACCCCACAACGAGTTGTGCCGTTGTAATCAATGCGACAAAGATCAATCCAAAGAAGTCCTGACCTCCAATTGCTGCAGCTAAACCAGGGATCAAAATCCAGCCAACTAAGAGAGCAGCAGTGCCAATTACCGCTCCTGCATAATACTGTGGCAAGTTTTCAATATCTCCTCGCAGCTCACTCAACTCTGTATTGTCATTTGTAATGACTGTGCCAACTAACGAGATCACTGCAACCAGCCAGGCCATTGACGGATCAACCGGCAGTGCGCTTACATGAAACACTGGATCAGCAAAGTCAAACCCGAAAATCTCCAGCGTACCAAGGCCAGCCATTACGATAGTCATAAGGACGGTAGCAACCAGCAACCCAACGTCAAGCGGATTAAACGACAACTCGGTATCGCCCGCGACGAACGTATTTGTCGCCATATATCGACCCAACTACTCAAACGCGCATAGAAGGACGGAAAAGAGTGATTCTACCCAACATCATGAGAATACAAAGACTTTAGAGAATCAGACCAGTGACACCGCACATGGAAATCCGCAAACTCTCATCAACTGGTGAAGGCTCCTATGGCGTCACGCTCCCAAAAGACGATCTCCGCGAACGTGGGCTGATCGATGACACAGAAGACTCGCTTGAACAAGATCAGTTTCTAAAAATCAAAACCGATGAAGACGGTTGGCTGATTGAGCTAGTCTGAAT
This portion of the Salinarchaeum sp. IM2453 genome encodes:
- a CDS encoding site-specific integrase, giving the protein MNLQEHKNSSAMMVWLSTDELKQLVDCPDDVQRQLALKLGGYCGLRSAEVVNVKPAHVRDTQIGKVLEVPAGKGDKYRETPIPDGLAGQIRTIGQYEGEDTTVVGTESTRTLRRWINTAANELAEQTENNRWEFLSFHDLRRTWATLLASADVDPMVAIEWGGWDDLQTFLDHYQGKYSPEARKRERNKVRWL
- a CDS encoding ABC transporter ATP-binding protein translates to MTDGYTPAKLGDDLRDGEVDAHVEAVLSDDQRIGDVLMAAERAELDSDESPLYRMLSRQTSTDTLRRARKRSDLTTMNATVGLSESSVEATGYDLLMDAIKPAAQQMLIKGPKGSGKTTKALDIARNLYREFDGELRVLTNIRRSEDEPIRHPAVDYADSLSGMLEWVRDTSGEKLVIGDEWSTEVNSHSYADGSVRETFAQFINALRKGQGGSTRLLVIGHEHDSDIAKILRTQSDVVVQADGKKKEGKIDQATVYRGWEDYQQDDQWFRVRGLLDVPEESQWAASTNYFATFDIDLDRPKKQIHKGQLIENWREYQDENQNTRDPVKCRGNKSDGSDCNAMTDHKSGYCQWHREQWAGEIDPRYQDA
- a CDS encoding bacteriorhodopsin translates to MELLTDPKQLYALVSLLGAAALYLYDWGVDERIQTLHALILGWSGLMYLNFETEWYVVELTYYADWILTTPMLVLALAVTATGEISERAWKAAVAQGGVITTGYLAVDAGDGMAMMFLLSCGLLVYVLLSLRELISEDLELLYWITAGTWVLYPVVWWYTGGELLAAPVAMVLIPFISKHGLAIADITIAKEQ